In Daphnia magna isolate NIES linkage group LG7, ASM2063170v1.1, whole genome shotgun sequence, a single genomic region encodes these proteins:
- the LOC116927700 gene encoding uncharacterized protein DKFZp434B061 isoform X6, which produces MGTLVRVRIYTRTPRLSPKELITVKRKTNPLTKQRTIRVVYSATLGRRKGKVPPALPPSNSHKTTPFEGAVTLGRIKKSPENPYSTEEKSSSSASKANSRSPMAASLDRKYLRFLRVAPEKQPVPTPQFRSYRKPSPSPSPTATAPPTALPPSPCWMDGSKPPPRPPNESKPASPFKPLPSPHVMKDHAELNESSFDFSSPAQAKHPHVSRHSAERAAPRTNPSDAINAFRKSISTSKLPSTPTLQLTNQSVISEASLMESQELKERPSSITAFSRRSSRPHSIEIADSKSPKSPVKPQLAPKPNSARTTVRPGSEPPTDVPTIDGAQRRANSGSWNRSNYGDIDIYGSLESGYAKIKPRNASNASDYFRSGNRVSSTSSSPKKAESVGRRSSVSSSRRSSTDCGSAVKSSGVSSSLSKLPSPSASLSPASPSRGVFDFNNVDPSGKSYRQGPPDQLWINSLRSGMASSPGRHGSSPDRPKNSSTRLKSAACYQPMNFPLSPKDDAKMRTAFEMNLDITTVPDPETPKMTGAAADAKQFFKMLVSPKFGRKTTPSPSIPAKSKMLEAPSFSTTPSPRSQKTLLGSPRLHRAIFGNSREKRKKLLETGESHLHPFVPEEAVLTLDDRPEADESQSSFNSSLSSEFSPRFSPASVIHHRSHQRPPPLISPVQSPSVSSSCGIVVVSPYDDGNGSCPGTPKTPSLKPAMGVSMIGKQRRTPVGPDSPFGLPPSPGPLTGGSLRHSSSTTRFPYTLTPKEASPAPAPPLIQSTGELEYPPVFEPGTYSLSEKNVEMHVTSTRSSLASSTMPPVPAPRTKFLSSTTSRLSHSPSMDSNSSCTTSNIRQQHRVRLESRRSIDESSNA; this is translated from the exons ATGGGAACACTGGTGAGGGTTCGAATATACACAAGGACCCCTCGTTTATCACCAAAG GAGCTTATTACAGTGAAACGGAAGACGAATCCCTTGACGAAGCAGAGAACCATAAGAGTGGTCTATTCGGCTACACTAGGACGAAGGAAAGGGAAAGTCCCACCAGCGTTGCCCCCTTCCAATTCGCACAAAACAACCCCATTCGAAGGAGCAGTAACACTAGGTCGAATAAAAAAGAGCCCTGAAAATCCCTATTCGACAGAGGAGAAAAGTTCGTCGTCTGCTTCCAAAGCCAACAGCCGGAGTCCGATGGCTGCCAGTTTAGACCGAAAATATTTGCGTTTCCTACGTGTGGCTCCCGAAAAACAACCTGTACCGACACCGCAATTCCGCAGCTATCGTAAACCAAGTCCGTCACCGTCGCCAACGGCCACAGCTCCCCCAACTGCACTACCACCTTCCCCTTGCTGGATGGATGGATCCAAACCTCCACCGCGTCCGCCAAACGAATCGAAACCGGCTTCGCCATTCAAGCCGCTTCCATCGCCACACGTCATGAAAGATCACGCGGAATTGAATGAATCgtcttttgatttttcatcGCCGGCTCAAGCAAAGCATCCACATGTCAGCCGTCATTCGGCAGAACGTGCCGCTCCGCGCACTAATCCTTCTGATGCAATCAATGCCTTCCGCAAAAGCATTAGCACGTCCAAATTGCCCAGCACACCTACTTTGCAACTGACGAATCAAAGTGTCATCTCCGAAGCATCACTGATGGAATCGCAGGAATTGAAAGAACGGCCTAGCTCAATCACAGCTTTTTCACGTCGTTCCAGTCGACCGCACAGTATCGAAATTGCCGATAGCAAATCACCGAAATCGCCCGTTAAACCTCAGTTGGCTCCGAAACCGAACAGTGCACGAACGACAGTCAGACCCGGATCTGAACCTCCAACTGATGTGCCCACCATTGACGGTGCCCAACGCCGAGCTAACAGCGGCTCATGGAACCGCTCCAACTATGGCGATATCGACATCTATGGCAGTTTAGAATCCGGCTATGCCAAAATCAAACCACGAAATGCCAGCAATGCCAGCGATTACTTCCGTAGCGGCAACCGTGTAAGTTCGACTAGCTCGAGTCCCAAGAAGGCGGAATCCGTTGGTCGTCGATCCAGTGTGAGCTCTTCGAGGCGTTCCAGCACCGATTGCGGTTCCGCCGTTAAATCTAGTGGAGTCAGCAGCAGTCTTTCGAAGTTACCTTCGCCTAGTGCTTCCCTCTCACCGGCTTCGCCCAGTCGAGGGGTATTCGATTTCAACAATGTGGATCCGTCTGG AAAGAGCTATCGCCAAGGACCACCTGATCAGTTATGGATCAATTCCTTACGCAGTGGCATGGCTTCAAGTCCAGGGAGGCATGGCTCTAGTCCCGATCGTCCAAAA AATTCGAGTACTAGATTGAAAAGCGCCGCCTGTTATCAACCGATGAACTTTCCGCTTAGTCCCAAAGACGATGCAAAAATGAGAACTGCCTTTGAAATGAATTTGGACATCACAACTGTGCCGGATCCGGAAACTCCGAAAATGACCGGGGCTGCCGCAGATGCCAAACAATTCTTTAAAATGTTGGTTTCGCCGAAATTTGGTCGCAAAACGACGCCATCACCTTCCATTCCAGCCAAATCAAAGATGCTCGAAGCACCGTCGTTCTCAACGACGCCTTCTCCTCGTTCACAGAAGACGCTCTTAGGTTCACCTCGCCTCCATCGTGCGATCTTCGGCAATTCGCGAGAGAAACGTAAGAAACTGTTGGAGACGGGCGAGTCGCATTTGCATCCCTTCGTTCCCGAAGAGGCTGTCCTTACTTTGGATGATCGACCAGAAGCAGACGAATCCCAATCGAGCTTCAATTCATCACTTTCGAGTGAGTTTTCTCCTCGTTTCTCACCGGCGTCTGTCATTCATCATCGTTCGCATCAACGGCCGCCTCCGCTGATCAGCCCCGTGCAAAGCCCGTCGGTTTCCAGCAGCTGTGGCATCGTCGTGGTATCCCCGTACGATGATGGTAACGGTAGTTGTCCAGGCACGCCTAAAACTCCGTCGCTGAAGCCTGCCATGGGCGTGTCGATGATAGGCAAGCAACGCCGGACGCCTGTGGGACCCGATTCACCTTTCGGTCTACCACCGAGTCCAGGACCTTTGACTGGAGGCTCTTTGCGCCACAGTTCTTCGACTACGCGTTTTCCATACACGCTGACACCCAAAGAAGCTTCTCCGGCTCCAGCGCCTCCATTGATCCAATCTACTGGCGAGCTGGAGTATCCACCCGTTTTTGAACCCGGCACGTACAGCCTGTCGGAGAAAAACGTCGAAATGCACGTGACGTCGACTCGGTCTTCTCTGGCGTCGTCTACGATGCCGCCTGTTCCAGCACCTCGCACGAAATTTCTCTCTTCAACCACTAGCCGTTTGTCGCATTCGCCGTCGATGGATTCCAATTCGAGTTGCACGACTTCCAATATTCGCCAGCAACATCGTGTCAGACTCGAATCACGTCGTTCCATCGACGAGTCATCCAATGCTTAA
- the LOC116927700 gene encoding uncharacterized protein LOC116927700 isoform X3 has translation MFISISPLLKVLTQLKMTAYYVNVAEWSPEQVVDWMRGLDDTLLPYMQHMLEQEINGHRLLSTTVEDLPVFHIDKLGHQEIFMGAVDLLRDFHYNLDRENLQYLAMQLGCKARSLFNELLSTCHSYNNGKAEQVTTATLAAVADIIDRVKDLLSWLDRAPFDGHEPYLEVKSKLLKICLELATNAQRDLFAEHPVQVIREGCLSLITITDRIICEFLDPLVLQPASLDVATVKKKPEEDVVLISSHSISSSYDGTDLWLQGMLIQTSYKGVHVIGGVKFQSPAHQCGKIEEGDEVVQVNYQTVVGWQQKKLKAAMLENPTKVILTLKKRPRHSNNFGQIYVKPYRLPSKKRESYHFRWHLGGESQTKPELTSSSKAIDSITMSTVPVVHIAPPVMAEVMAAELPSEVESDDTDDDSFLPDNHDPIAAAAAAAAVAAATGSDVAGCVAASPASVRLILPKNRLSIQRRATVTGASPTSSRPTLNIEQFWKQLKEGQQSKTPELFDFLLEQQQQPEQRPHSSVGHYDGQPRVPHKKDSSVNQSDTSAPDKAGLLLLREKEKVHAIPSALMAGKICEEPSELCTEFNQSPKDNKQIDESDVEIRSPSRKVSQDRPRLDKSQSTPTYELVSGDMSSFEEKLRDIRLRKQSRVEEEAPNPVKENLNHSPCPISISNAPPLSPKPALPPRNKVRPPPEEDTIADPALVNALTPVPFLPHTESTCHNSHIIPSYGPIPALDDRSGPEASAASRELSHLGLRPHEIRDLIHRGLWPRHPADEDRVALPALTRVTRLDSNFDPVPGSTVPRIAPSLLVTYARHDEEVHVALPPVKTSSHNSSHYGAINSASRTQYQHLSQRPANYQQQQQLRQQQQQQQSDNERSTSDGLRHRRVPCRELGEGDCQGWLFRRRQTRGFFTGPRWTRRFFVLKRHTLYGYRDPEDQKAESLICLPGFSSSVATEVKSKKFAFRVFNPGTMFYFACETKDELNKWLNTVKQSATAPYGNTGEGSNIHKDPSFITKGAYYSETEDESLDEAENHKSGLFGYTRTKERESPTSVAPFQFAQNNPIRRSSNTRSNKKEP, from the exons atgtttatttcaatttccccTCTATTGAAAGTACTAACTCAGCTAAAAATGACAGCCTACTACGTAAACG TTGCTGAGTGGAGCCCGGAACAGGTTGTAGACTGGATGCGGG GCTTGGATGATACTCTTCTTCCCTATATGCAACACATGCTTGAACAAGAAATAAATGGCCATAGACTCCTCTCAACTACAGTTGAAGATTTGCCTGTGTTTCACATAGATAAACTTGGCCACCAAGAAATTTTCATGGGAGCAGTTGATTTATTAAGagatttt CATTACAATTTGGATCGTGAAAATCTTCAATATCTAGCTATGCAGTTAGGCTGTAAAGCAAGAAGCCTCTTTAATGAGCTGCTAAGTACATGTCATTCCTATAACAATGGCAAAGCTGAACAAGTGACTACTGCAACTTTGGCAGCAGTTGCAGATATCATTGATAGAGTTAAAGATCTTCTATCTTGGCTTGATAG AGCACCCTTTGATGGTCATGAACCATATTTAGAAGTCAAAAGCAAATTGCTTAAAATATGTCTTGAGCTTGCCACTAATGCACAAAGAGATTTGTTTGCTGAACACCCAGTTcag GTTATTAGAGAAGGCTGCCTCTCTTTAATCACGATTACTGATAGAATAATATGTGAGTTTCTGGATCCGTTGGTATTACAGCCAGCCTCCCTTGATGTTGCGActgtaaaaaagaaacccGAGGAAGATGTCGTGCTTATTAGTTCCCATTCTATTTCTAGTAGCTATGATGGAACTGATCTTTGGTTACAA GGCATGCTTATTCAGACATCGTATAAAGGCGTCCATGTCATTGGAGGCGTAAAGTTCCAGAGTCCAGCCCACCAGTGCGGGAAAATAGAAGAAGGTGACGAAGTAGTACAGGTTAACTATCAAACGGTTGTCGGTTGGCAGCAGAAAAAGCTGAAAGCCGCAATGTTAGAAAACCCAACTAAGGTGATCCTGACTCTAAAAAAGCGGCCACGTCATTCGAACAATTTTGGTCAAATCTACGTGAAACCTTATCGTCTGCCAAGTAAGAAGCGCGAGTCGTACCACTTTCGGTGGCACTTGGGTGGTGAGAGTCAAACGAAGCCGGAGCTCACGTCGTCTTCCAAAGCCATTGATTCGATTACTATGAGCACGGTTCCAGTTGTACACATTGCGCCTCCAGT AATGGCTGAGGTAATGGCAGCTGAACTGCCTTCGGAGGTGGAGAGTGACGATACTGATGATGACAGCTTCTTGCCAGACAATCACGACCCCATCGCTGCGGCAGCCGCCGCTGCAGCCGTTGCGGCTGCTACAGGCTCGGATGTAGCAGGATGCGTGGCCGCTTCCCCAGCAAGTGTTCGACTAATTTTGCCGAAAAACAGATTGAGTATCCAAAGAAGGGCGACAGTGACTGGTGCAAGTCCTACATCGTCTCGTCCAACTCTCAATATTGAACAG ttctGGAAGCAATTGAAAGAAGGCCAGCAAAGTAAAACACCAGAGTTATTCGACTTTCTCCTcgagcaacaacagcagcctGAACAACGGCCGCATAGTAGTGTTGGCCACTACGATGGTCAACCACGTGTACCGCACAAGAAAGATTCAAGTGTCAACCAGTCAGACACCTCTGCGCCCGATAAAGCAGGGTTGCTGCTGTTGCGAGAAAAGGAGAAGGTCCACGCTATTCCGTCGGCGTTAATGGCCGGAAAAATCTGTGAGGAACCAAGTGAATTATGCACAGAGTTCAACCAATCGCCAAAAGACAACAAACAAATTGACGAAAGTGACGTAGAAATTCGATCGCCTTCACGAAAAGTGTCCCAGGATCGACCACGGCTGGATAAGAGTCAAAGCACTCCAACTTACGAATTGGTGTCGGGCGACATGAGTTCATTTGAGGAGAAACTACGCGATATCCGCTTACGCAAACAAAGCCGAGTGGAAGAAGAAGCGCCCAATCCtgttaaagaaaatttaaacCACAGCCCTTGTCCAATTTCCATTTCCA ATGCCCCGCCACTGTCACCTAAACCAGCCCTGCCTCCCCGAAACAAAGTTCGGCCTCCCCCGGAAGAAGACACAATCGCTGACCCGGCTTTGGTTAATGCATTAACGCCGGTTCCATTCCTTCCGCACACAGAATCCACTTGTCATAATTCGCATATCATTCCCTCCTATGGCCCTATTCCGGCACTTGATGACAGATCGGGTCCAGAGGCGAGCGCAG CATCGCGTGAACTGTCGCATTTGGGTTTGCGTCCGCATGAAATCCGCGATCTGATCCATCGCGGACTATGGCCTCGCCATCCCGCCGATGAAGATCGAG TAGCGCTGCCTGCCTTGACTCGAGTAACCCGTCTGGACTCCAATTTCGATCCCGTTCCGGGTAGCACTGTTCCGCGGATCGCTCCCTCCCTTTTGGTAACCTACGCTCGCCATGACGAAGAAGTTCACGTGGCCCTTCCTCCAGTTAAAACGAGCAGTCACAACAGTAGTCATTACGGTGCAATTAATTCTGCCAGTCGCACCCAATACCAGCATCTTAGTCAGCGCCCCGCAAACtaccaacaacagcaacaactaagacagcaacaacagcagcaacaatcCGATAATGAGAGATCAACAAGTGACGGTCTACGACATCGCCGTGTTCCATGTCGCGAATTAGGAGAAGGCGATTGTCAAGGATGGCTGTTCCGACGTCGTCAGACACGTGGTTTTTTTACCGGGCCGCGATGGACACGCCGTTTCTTCGTCCTGAAGCGACATACCCTTTATGGTTACCGCGATCCCGAG GATCAGAAAGCGGAAAGCCTGATATGCTTACCTGGGTTTAGTTCGTCTGTCGCCACCGAAGTCAAATCGAAGAAGTTCGCCTTTAGAGTTTTCAATCCGG GCACCATGTTTTACTTTGCTTGTGAGACTAAGGATGAATTGAACAAATGGCTGAACACGGTAAAGCAGTCAGCTACAGCGCCCTATGGGAACACTGGTGAGGGTTCGAATATACACAAGGACCCCTCGTTTATCACCAAAG GAGCTTATTACAGTGAAACGGAAGACGAATCCCTTGACGAAGCAGAGAACCATAAGAGTGGTCTATTCGGCTACACTAGGACGAAGGAAAGGGAAAGTCCCACCAGCGTTGCCCCCTTCCAATTCGCACAAAACAACCCCATTCGAAGGAGCAGTAACACTAGGTCGAATAAAAAAGAGCCCTGA
- the LOC116927700 gene encoding uncharacterized protein LOC116927700 isoform X1 yields MFISISPLLKVLTQLKMTAYYVNVAEWSPEQVVDWMRGLDDTLLPYMQHMLEQEINGHRLLSTTVEDLPVFHIDKLGHQEIFMGAVDLLRDFHYNLDRENLQYLAMQLGCKARSLFNELLSTCHSYNNGKAEQVTTATLAAVADIIDRVKDLLSWLDRAPFDGHEPYLEVKSKLLKICLELATNAQRDLFAEHPVQVIREGCLSLITITDRIICEFLDPLVLQPASLDVATVKKKPEEDVVLISSHSISSSYDGTDLWLQGMLIQTSYKGVHVIGGVKFQSPAHQCGKIEEGDEVVQVNYQTVVGWQQKKLKAAMLENPTKVILTLKKRPRHSNNFGQIYVKPYRLPSKKRESYHFRWHLGGESQTKPELTSSSKAIDSITMSTVPVVHIAPPVMAEVMAAELPSEVESDDTDDDSFLPDNHDPIAAAAAAAAVAAATGSDVAGCVAASPASVRLILPKNRLSIQRRATVTGASPTSSRPTLNIEQFWKQLKEGQQSKTPELFDFLLEQQQQPEQRPHSSVGHYDGQPRVPHKKDSSVNQSDTSAPDKAGLLLLREKEKVHAIPSALMAGKICEEPSELCTEFNQSPKDNKQIDESDVEIRSPSRKVSQDRPRLDKSQSTPTYELVSGDMSSFEEKLRDIRLRKQSRVEEEAPNPVKENLNHSPCPISISSVGKDAPPLSPKPALPPRNKVRPPPEEDTIADPALVNALTPVPFLPHTESTCHNSHIIPSYGPIPALDDRSGPEASAASRELSHLGLRPHEIRDLIHRGLWPRHPADEDRVALPALTRVTRLDSNFDPVPGSTVPRIAPSLLVTYARHDEEVHVALPPVKTSSHNSSHYGAINSASRTQYQHLSQRPANYQQQQQLRQQQQQQQSDNERSTSDGLRHRRVPCRELGEGDCQGWLFRRRQTRGFFTGPRWTRRFFVLKRHTLYGYRDPEDQKAESLICLPGFSSSVATEVKSKKFAFRVFNPGTMFYFACETKDELNKWLNTVKQSATAPYGNTGEGSNIHKDPSFITKGAYYSETEDESLDEAENHKSGLFGYTRTKERESPTSVAPFQFAQNNPIRRSSNTRSNKKEP; encoded by the exons atgtttatttcaatttccccTCTATTGAAAGTACTAACTCAGCTAAAAATGACAGCCTACTACGTAAACG TTGCTGAGTGGAGCCCGGAACAGGTTGTAGACTGGATGCGGG GCTTGGATGATACTCTTCTTCCCTATATGCAACACATGCTTGAACAAGAAATAAATGGCCATAGACTCCTCTCAACTACAGTTGAAGATTTGCCTGTGTTTCACATAGATAAACTTGGCCACCAAGAAATTTTCATGGGAGCAGTTGATTTATTAAGagatttt CATTACAATTTGGATCGTGAAAATCTTCAATATCTAGCTATGCAGTTAGGCTGTAAAGCAAGAAGCCTCTTTAATGAGCTGCTAAGTACATGTCATTCCTATAACAATGGCAAAGCTGAACAAGTGACTACTGCAACTTTGGCAGCAGTTGCAGATATCATTGATAGAGTTAAAGATCTTCTATCTTGGCTTGATAG AGCACCCTTTGATGGTCATGAACCATATTTAGAAGTCAAAAGCAAATTGCTTAAAATATGTCTTGAGCTTGCCACTAATGCACAAAGAGATTTGTTTGCTGAACACCCAGTTcag GTTATTAGAGAAGGCTGCCTCTCTTTAATCACGATTACTGATAGAATAATATGTGAGTTTCTGGATCCGTTGGTATTACAGCCAGCCTCCCTTGATGTTGCGActgtaaaaaagaaacccGAGGAAGATGTCGTGCTTATTAGTTCCCATTCTATTTCTAGTAGCTATGATGGAACTGATCTTTGGTTACAA GGCATGCTTATTCAGACATCGTATAAAGGCGTCCATGTCATTGGAGGCGTAAAGTTCCAGAGTCCAGCCCACCAGTGCGGGAAAATAGAAGAAGGTGACGAAGTAGTACAGGTTAACTATCAAACGGTTGTCGGTTGGCAGCAGAAAAAGCTGAAAGCCGCAATGTTAGAAAACCCAACTAAGGTGATCCTGACTCTAAAAAAGCGGCCACGTCATTCGAACAATTTTGGTCAAATCTACGTGAAACCTTATCGTCTGCCAAGTAAGAAGCGCGAGTCGTACCACTTTCGGTGGCACTTGGGTGGTGAGAGTCAAACGAAGCCGGAGCTCACGTCGTCTTCCAAAGCCATTGATTCGATTACTATGAGCACGGTTCCAGTTGTACACATTGCGCCTCCAGT AATGGCTGAGGTAATGGCAGCTGAACTGCCTTCGGAGGTGGAGAGTGACGATACTGATGATGACAGCTTCTTGCCAGACAATCACGACCCCATCGCTGCGGCAGCCGCCGCTGCAGCCGTTGCGGCTGCTACAGGCTCGGATGTAGCAGGATGCGTGGCCGCTTCCCCAGCAAGTGTTCGACTAATTTTGCCGAAAAACAGATTGAGTATCCAAAGAAGGGCGACAGTGACTGGTGCAAGTCCTACATCGTCTCGTCCAACTCTCAATATTGAACAG ttctGGAAGCAATTGAAAGAAGGCCAGCAAAGTAAAACACCAGAGTTATTCGACTTTCTCCTcgagcaacaacagcagcctGAACAACGGCCGCATAGTAGTGTTGGCCACTACGATGGTCAACCACGTGTACCGCACAAGAAAGATTCAAGTGTCAACCAGTCAGACACCTCTGCGCCCGATAAAGCAGGGTTGCTGCTGTTGCGAGAAAAGGAGAAGGTCCACGCTATTCCGTCGGCGTTAATGGCCGGAAAAATCTGTGAGGAACCAAGTGAATTATGCACAGAGTTCAACCAATCGCCAAAAGACAACAAACAAATTGACGAAAGTGACGTAGAAATTCGATCGCCTTCACGAAAAGTGTCCCAGGATCGACCACGGCTGGATAAGAGTCAAAGCACTCCAACTTACGAATTGGTGTCGGGCGACATGAGTTCATTTGAGGAGAAACTACGCGATATCCGCTTACGCAAACAAAGCCGAGTGGAAGAAGAAGCGCCCAATCCtgttaaagaaaatttaaacCACAGCCCTTGTCCAATTTCCATTTCCA GCGTCGGAAAAGATGCCCCGCCACTGTCACCTAAACCAGCCCTGCCTCCCCGAAACAAAGTTCGGCCTCCCCCGGAAGAAGACACAATCGCTGACCCGGCTTTGGTTAATGCATTAACGCCGGTTCCATTCCTTCCGCACACAGAATCCACTTGTCATAATTCGCATATCATTCCCTCCTATGGCCCTATTCCGGCACTTGATGACAGATCGGGTCCAGAGGCGAGCGCAG CATCGCGTGAACTGTCGCATTTGGGTTTGCGTCCGCATGAAATCCGCGATCTGATCCATCGCGGACTATGGCCTCGCCATCCCGCCGATGAAGATCGAG TAGCGCTGCCTGCCTTGACTCGAGTAACCCGTCTGGACTCCAATTTCGATCCCGTTCCGGGTAGCACTGTTCCGCGGATCGCTCCCTCCCTTTTGGTAACCTACGCTCGCCATGACGAAGAAGTTCACGTGGCCCTTCCTCCAGTTAAAACGAGCAGTCACAACAGTAGTCATTACGGTGCAATTAATTCTGCCAGTCGCACCCAATACCAGCATCTTAGTCAGCGCCCCGCAAACtaccaacaacagcaacaactaagacagcaacaacagcagcaacaatcCGATAATGAGAGATCAACAAGTGACGGTCTACGACATCGCCGTGTTCCATGTCGCGAATTAGGAGAAGGCGATTGTCAAGGATGGCTGTTCCGACGTCGTCAGACACGTGGTTTTTTTACCGGGCCGCGATGGACACGCCGTTTCTTCGTCCTGAAGCGACATACCCTTTATGGTTACCGCGATCCCGAG GATCAGAAAGCGGAAAGCCTGATATGCTTACCTGGGTTTAGTTCGTCTGTCGCCACCGAAGTCAAATCGAAGAAGTTCGCCTTTAGAGTTTTCAATCCGG GCACCATGTTTTACTTTGCTTGTGAGACTAAGGATGAATTGAACAAATGGCTGAACACGGTAAAGCAGTCAGCTACAGCGCCCTATGGGAACACTGGTGAGGGTTCGAATATACACAAGGACCCCTCGTTTATCACCAAAG GAGCTTATTACAGTGAAACGGAAGACGAATCCCTTGACGAAGCAGAGAACCATAAGAGTGGTCTATTCGGCTACACTAGGACGAAGGAAAGGGAAAGTCCCACCAGCGTTGCCCCCTTCCAATTCGCACAAAACAACCCCATTCGAAGGAGCAGTAACACTAGGTCGAATAAAAAAGAGCCCTGA